One part of the Odontesthes bonariensis isolate fOdoBon6 chromosome 15, fOdoBon6.hap1, whole genome shotgun sequence genome encodes these proteins:
- the scamp4 gene encoding secretory carrier-associated membrane protein 4 → MTERTNNFPPLPKILRIKPCFYQNIDEEIPAPHQQLVRRVYNLWMMYSGTLCLNVISCIAWWAGGGSATNFGFSLLWLILFSPCSYTCWFRPLYKALRADSSFNFMTFFFIFFLQCVLALIQTLGISGWGTCGWIATVMFFSQNVGSAIVMLITALLFTVVTALMALVLIKVHRLYRGGGGSLERAQEEWSSGMWKSAPVREAGFNAVAQTAQGPSLPQYPAAVPSYPDNSQW, encoded by the exons ATGACAG AGCGCACAAATAACTTTCCGCCCCTGCCAAAGattctaagaataaagccatgcTTTTACCAGAACATCGATGAGGAAATCCCTGCACCTCACCAGCAGTTGGTGCGCAGAGTTTACAATCTTTGGATGA TGTACTCGGGCACGCTCTGCCTAAATGTGATTTCGTGCATTGCTTGGTGGGCCGGAGGCGGGAGTGCCACAAACTTTGGCTTTTCATTGCTCTGGCTCATCCTCTTCAGCCCCTGTAGTTACACCTGCTGGTTCAGACCACTCTACAAAGCTTTGAG GGCTGACAGTTCCTTCAACTTCATGaccttcttcttcatctttttCCTTCAGTGTGTATTGGCCCTCATCCAGACTTTGGGCATTTCTGGTTGGGGAACATg CGGCTGGATTGCCACAGTGATGTTTTTCAGCCAAAATGTGGGCTCCGCTATAGTGATGCTTATCACAGCTCTGCTCTTCACTGTGGTGACTGCTTTAATGGCACTGGTTCTCATCAAG GTGCACAGACTGTACAGAGGCGGCGGTGGCAGTCTGGAGCGCGCCCAGGAAGAGTGGAGCTCTGGAATGTGGAAGAGTGCGCCGGTGAGGGAAGCGGGGTTCAACGCTGTTGCTCAGACAGCCCAAGGCCCAAGTTTGCCACAGTATCCTGCCGCCGTTCCGAGCTACCCCGACAACAGTCAATGGTGA
- the LOC142400280 gene encoding semaphorin-4E: MSLLLALSIICGLMLHVCISALNSHCCVPRNTVPYQNDLKLFREDGIFNYSTMLIRDDLGVLLLGAREAIYALDINNISDRKAAVYWRVTEEKQRECTYKGKHAEVECRNYIRTLHSVNSSAVYVCGTNAFSPTCDYMTFVNGQLTLKGKPEEGKGKCPFDPFQRYSSLMVGNDLYSATSINFLGSEPVILRSSNLALRTEFKSSWLSEPNFIYMDFVGESFDSPDGDDDKVYLFFSENAMEYDFYSKVAVSRVARVCKGDMGGQRTLQRKWTSFLKARLDCSFSEPSLPPIVQDVFLLKHKDWRKSVFYAVFTPQSSSPQVSAVCAYRVSDIQDIFNEGKFKTPVAVEMSHVKWVMYTGEVPVPRPGACINNIARNMGMNRSLDLPDKTLQFIRDRPLMDEAVRPLTGAPLLVKSGALLTRIVVDSVLALDGQRYDVMFIGTENGYIQKAVNFDGEMHIIEEIQVFENPEPISILRLSSSKGQLYAGSELGAIQMPVSNCRHYKACVDCILSRDPYCAWDPSSVLCSPVYSLSPSSKTAMQSLKEGDVSQCPLPDPVAAVDFVLVPGNNIQLPCQPHSNLAQIYWRFSDQPLHSNNKCYIYSGGLLILNVSESDAGFYTCDSVEQINSRRYNRTVKVYKLQLPPVAVSPTPGTTVTNYSGSIYTPSTTAPWLVPEEGNEDPLSPENQNDTGRVSRLEVAVALLSLLCFFLLGVLFWMWFQGHWKCLKFAQSSRDSEERRQSADYMHIQNRTSEIKLLGPESGRPCSANNNHSAVDFKGNGEHHFTPMANISSLDGLGYIHDESEI, encoded by the exons ATGTCTCTTCTGTTAGCCCTAAGCATCATCTGTGGATTGATGCTCCATGTTTGTATTAGTGCCCTCAACTCTCACTGCTGTGTCCCCCGGAACACCGTCCCTTATCAGA ATGACCTTAAATTGTTCCGAGAAGATGGAATCTTCAACTACTCAACTATGCTGATAAGGGATGACCTGGGTGTGTTGCTGCTGGGGGCAAGAGAGGCCATCTATGCTCTGGATATCAACAACATCTCAGACAGAAAGGCTGCG GTGTATTGGCGAGTCACGGAGGAGAAGCAGAGGGAGTGCACGTACAAGGGGAAACATGCAGAG GTGGAATGCCGCAACTACATTCGAACCCTGCACAGTGTAAACAGTTCGGCTGTGTACGTGTGTGGCACGAATGCTTTTAGTCCGACCTGTGATTATATG ACGTTTGTTAATGGCCAGCTGACGCTGAAAGGAAAGCCAGAGGAGGGAAAGGGAAAGTGTCCTTTTGATCCCTTTCAGAGATACTCCTCACTCATGGTTG GAAATGACCTGTACTCAGCTACATCCATCAACTTTTTGGGCTCTGAGCCTGTGATTCTGCGCAGCTCAAACTTGGCTCTTCGCACTGAGTTTAAGAGCTCCTGGCTCAGTG AGCCAAACTTCATCTACATGGACTTTGTCGGGGAGAGTTTTGATAGTCCCGACGGGGACGATGACAAAGTGTACTTGTTCTTCAGTGAGAATGCCATGGAATACGACTTCTACAGCAAAGTTGCAGTGTCGCGGGTGGCTCGTGTCTGCAAG gGAGATATGGGCGGCCAGCGGACACTGCAGAGGAAATGGACGTCGTTCCTGAAAGCTCGTCTGGATTGTTCCTTCTCTGAACCCAGCCTGCCCCCCATTGTCCAGGATGTCTTCCTGCTGAAGCACAAAGACTGGAGGAAGAGTGTCTTCTATGCTGTCTTCACCCCGCAGTC GAGCTCGCCCCAGGTTTCTGCGGTGTGTGCATACAGAGTGTCTGATATTCAAGATATTTTTAATGAGGGAAAGTTCAAAACACCTGTTGCCGTGGAGATGTCCCATGTGAAGTGGGTGATGTACACCGGTGAGGTACCGGTCCCCAGACCAGGAGCG TGCATCAACAACATAGCACGTAACATGGGGATGAATCGCTCTCTGGACCTTCCTGACAAAACTCTTCAGTTCATCAGAGACCGTCCCCTGATGGACGAGGCTGTTCGTCCGCTGACGGGCGCACCTCTGCTGGTCAAGAGTGGAGCCCTGCTGACTCGGATCGTGGTGGACAGCGTGTTGGCTCTGGATGGACAAAGATATGACGTCATGTTCATTGGCACTG AAAATGGTTATATTCAAAAGGCTGTCAACTTTGATGGAGAAATGCACATCATTGAGGAGATTCAGGTGTTTGAAAACCCTGAGCCAATCAGCATCCTGCGCCTCTCATCTAGCAAG GGCCAACTGTATGCTGGTTCAGAGCTCGGCGCCATCCAGATGCCGGTCAGTAACTGCAGGCACTATAAGGCTTGCGTGGACTGTATCTTATCCAGGGATCCTTACTGTGCCTGGGACCCCTCCTCTGTGCTCTGCTCCCCGGTTTACAGTTTGTCACCCTCCTCAAAAACTGCAATGCAGAGTCTGAAAGAGGGAGATGTGTCACAGTGTCCTCTGCCAG ATCCAGTAGCAGCTGTCGACTTTGTCCTAGTTCCAGGGAACAACATTCAGCTGCCCTGCCAGCCTCACTCCAACCTGGCGCAGATCTACTGGCGATTCTCTGACCAGCCACTTCACTCTAACAACAAGTGCTACATCTACAGCGGAGGCCTCCTTAtcctgaatgtgtctgaatcaGACGCTGGCTTTTACACTTGTGACTCAGTAGAGCAGATAAACAGCAGAAGATATAACCGAACAGTGAAGGTTTATAAGTTACAGCTCCCACCAGTGGCGGTGAGCCCCACTCCTGGCACAACTGTAACAAACTACTCGGGCTCCATTTACACTCCGAGTACGACTGCACCGTGGTTGGTGCCAGAGGAGGGCAACGAGGACCCTTTGTCTCCTGAGAATCAAAACGACACTGGCAGGGTAAGTCGTCTGGAGGTGGCTGTGGCTCTGCTGTCGTTGCTTTGTTTCTTCCTGCTGGGGGTCTTATTTTGGATGTGGTTCCAAGGGCATTGGAAGTGTTTAAAGTTTGCTCAGAGCTCCAGGGACAGTGAGGAGAGAAGGCAGTCAGCAGACTACATGCACATCCAGAACAGAACTTCAGAAATAAAGCTCCTGGGGCCTGAGTCGGGGAGACCTTGCAGTGCCAATAATAATCACTCTGCTGTTGACTTCAAAGGGAATGGGGAACACCACTTTACACCTATGGCCAATATTTCAAGTCTGGACGGCCTAGGATACATACATGATGAGTCAGAGATTTGA